A window of Selenomonas ruminantium subsp. lactilytica TAM6421 contains these coding sequences:
- a CDS encoding type II secretion system protein, which translates to MRNCGQSGFSLLGILVAVAIVGIMASMAVPRFTATMVSANTTKVQSDLATLDAAIAVYQLENGKDPKDVSDLKEYISDVGQLKPPHGKCKLSDGSIVEMKSGKYEIETVKVDGTSIDNTRATCEGYTAGAFGHGGVKSESGN; encoded by the coding sequence ATGCGAAATTGTGGACAAAGCGGCTTTTCTCTGCTGGGAATTTTGGTGGCAGTGGCCATTGTTGGGATAATGGCTTCTATGGCCGTACCGAGATTTACGGCAACGATGGTTTCGGCCAATACGACAAAAGTGCAAAGTGATTTAGCAACTTTAGATGCAGCGATAGCTGTTTATCAGCTGGAAAATGGCAAGGATCCGAAGGATGTGTCGGATCTGAAGGAGTATATCAGCGATGTTGGCCAATTGAAACCGCCCCATGGGAAATGCAAGCTTTCTGACGGAAGTATAGTGGAAATGAAATCCGGCAAATATGAGATTGAGACGGTGAAGGTTGATGGCACATCCATAGATAATACGCGGGCTACATGTGAGGGATATACAGCGGGAGCTTTTGGTCATGGTGGAGTCAAAAGTGAATCAGGGAACTGA
- the nifJ gene encoding pyruvate:ferredoxin (flavodoxin) oxidoreductase, protein MSKKMKTMDGNQAAAYISYAFTDVAAIYPITPSSPMAEHVDEDAAKGKTNLFGQKVRVIELQSEAGAAGAVHGSLQAGALTTTYTASQGFLLMIPNLYKVAGELLPGVFHVSARALAANSLNIFGDHQDVMAARQTGCAMLCEASVQEVMDLAAVAHLVAIKGRVPFINFFDGFRTSHEIQKIEVVDYDDLGKILDWEAVKEFRRRALNPDHPVIRGTAQNPDVYFQEREASNAYYDALPELVEEAMADMAKITGREHHLFDYYGAEDADRIIIAMGSVCQAVQETVDYLNKQGEKVGLMSVHLYRPFSIKHFFQFMPKTVKKVAVLDHTKEPGSLGEPLYLDVKSAFYGSELNPIIVGGRFGLGGKDTTPDQIFAVFEELKKDAPKDGFTIGIDDDVTHTSLVPVMSDVNLTPEGTTACKFWGLGSDGTVGANKSAIKIIGDKTDMYAQAYFAYDSKKSGGITMSHLRFGKQPINSPYLINNADFISCSQQSYVYKYDLLAGLKKGGKFLLNTVWSDADLDKHLPAYMKRYIAKNDIEFYTVNAVDIAKELGLGGRFNMVMQSAFFKIAAIIPIDTAVEYLKDAVVKSYGKKGEKVVNMNNGAIDKGIEALHKVEVPAAWADAADEAVEKKDVPAFITEVQDVMNRQEGDKLPVSKFNGEMVDGTFPVGGAAYEKRGTAINVPVWNTDKCIGCNQCSYVCPHAAIRPVLTTEEELKNAPAGFPSKQTKAIKDYTFTVAVSTMDCLGCGNCAQVCPVKALDMKPLDDELKAQQAWFDYGVDAKKVAPKKNPMKKSTVLGSQFEQPLLEFSGACAGCGETPYAKLLTQLFGDRMMVANATGCSSIWGGSAPAMPYTVNHKGHGPAWANSLFEDNAEFGLGMFLGTKSVRDSLAADAKAAVEAGKGSEELKAALTEWVDNMNEGEGSRERADKLAALLDAEKGSDELLNKLYDNKDYFVKRSQWILGGDGWAYDIGYGGLDHVLVSGEDVNVLVFDTEVYSNTGGQASKSTPAAAIAQFAAAGKKTKKKDLGMMAKSYGYVYVAQVAMGADHNQLMKAITEAEAYHGPSLIIAYAPCINHGIRKGMGNSQLEAKLAVECGYWVNYRYNPQLVDTDKNPFSLDSKEPNFDKFQEFLMGENRYINLQRSFPEAAEALFEKTQNDAKSRYEGYKVLAGK, encoded by the coding sequence ATGAGCAAAAAGATGAAAACCATGGACGGCAACCAGGCCGCCGCATACATCTCCTACGCTTTTACGGACGTTGCTGCAATCTATCCGATTACGCCATCCTCACCGATGGCTGAGCATGTGGATGAAGATGCAGCCAAGGGCAAGACCAACCTCTTCGGTCAGAAGGTCCGCGTCATTGAACTGCAGTCGGAGGCTGGTGCCGCTGGTGCTGTGCATGGTTCGTTGCAGGCTGGTGCTCTGACCACCACGTATACCGCATCCCAGGGTTTCCTGCTTATGATTCCGAACCTTTACAAGGTGGCTGGCGAGCTGCTGCCGGGTGTATTCCATGTATCTGCCCGTGCTTTGGCCGCAAACTCCCTGAATATCTTCGGTGACCATCAGGATGTCATGGCTGCCCGCCAGACCGGTTGCGCAATGCTCTGCGAAGCCAGCGTGCAGGAAGTCATGGACCTGGCTGCTGTGGCTCATCTCGTAGCCATCAAAGGCCGCGTACCTTTCATCAACTTCTTTGATGGTTTCCGCACATCCCATGAGATCCAGAAAATCGAAGTGGTGGATTATGATGACCTGGGCAAGATCCTCGATTGGGAAGCTGTGAAGGAATTCCGCCGTCGTGCTTTGAATCCGGATCATCCGGTTATCCGTGGTACGGCTCAGAATCCGGATGTATACTTCCAGGAACGTGAAGCTTCCAACGCTTATTATGACGCTCTGCCGGAACTGGTGGAAGAGGCTATGGCGGATATGGCCAAGATCACGGGTCGTGAGCATCACCTTTTCGACTACTATGGTGCCGAGGATGCTGACCGCATCATCATCGCCATGGGGTCTGTTTGCCAGGCCGTGCAGGAAACGGTGGATTACCTCAACAAGCAGGGCGAGAAGGTCGGCCTGATGTCCGTACATCTCTATCGTCCGTTCTCCATCAAGCACTTCTTCCAGTTCATGCCGAAGACCGTCAAGAAAGTCGCTGTTCTTGACCATACCAAGGAACCGGGTTCTCTGGGCGAGCCGCTGTATCTGGATGTCAAATCTGCGTTCTATGGTTCTGAGCTCAACCCGATCATCGTGGGCGGCCGTTTCGGCCTCGGCGGCAAGGACACCACGCCGGATCAGATTTTCGCTGTGTTCGAAGAACTCAAGAAGGACGCCCCGAAGGATGGCTTCACCATCGGTATCGATGATGATGTAACCCATACGAGCCTCGTACCGGTTATGAGCGATGTGAATCTGACACCGGAAGGCACCACCGCCTGCAAGTTCTGGGGCCTGGGTTCTGATGGTACGGTTGGTGCCAACAAGAGCGCCATCAAGATCATCGGTGATAAGACGGACATGTATGCTCAGGCTTACTTTGCCTATGACTCCAAGAAGTCCGGCGGTATCACCATGTCCCACCTGCGCTTCGGCAAGCAGCCCATAAACAGCCCGTATCTCATCAACAATGCGGACTTCATTTCCTGCTCCCAGCAGTCCTATGTTTATAAATACGACCTGCTGGCCGGACTCAAGAAGGGCGGCAAGTTCCTGCTGAACACCGTTTGGTCCGATGCAGATCTCGACAAGCATCTGCCGGCTTATATGAAACGCTATATCGCCAAGAACGATATCGAGTTCTATACGGTAAATGCTGTGGATATCGCGAAGGAACTGGGGCTCGGCGGCCGCTTCAATATGGTCATGCAGTCTGCCTTCTTCAAGATTGCGGCCATCATTCCCATCGACACTGCCGTGGAATACCTCAAGGACGCAGTGGTCAAGTCCTACGGCAAGAAGGGTGAGAAAGTCGTCAACATGAACAACGGCGCCATCGACAAGGGCATCGAAGCCCTGCACAAGGTAGAGGTTCCCGCTGCTTGGGCTGATGCTGCTGATGAAGCCGTAGAGAAGAAAGATGTTCCGGCATTCATCACGGAAGTCCAGGATGTCATGAACCGTCAGGAAGGCGACAAGCTGCCTGTATCCAAGTTCAATGGCGAAATGGTGGATGGTACCTTCCCGGTAGGCGGTGCTGCTTACGAAAAACGCGGTACGGCTATCAATGTACCGGTTTGGAACACGGACAAGTGTATTGGCTGTAACCAGTGCTCCTATGTCTGCCCCCATGCTGCTATCCGTCCGGTTCTCACCACGGAAGAAGAGCTCAAGAATGCTCCGGCAGGTTTCCCCTCCAAGCAGACGAAGGCCATCAAAGATTATACCTTCACGGTGGCTGTATCCACGATGGACTGCCTGGGCTGCGGCAACTGCGCTCAGGTCTGCCCGGTGAAGGCTCTCGATATGAAGCCGCTGGATGACGAGCTCAAGGCACAGCAGGCTTGGTTCGATTACGGTGTAGATGCCAAGAAGGTTGCACCGAAGAAGAACCCGATGAAGAAGAGCACGGTTCTGGGTTCCCAGTTCGAACAGCCGTTGCTCGAGTTCTCCGGCGCCTGCGCAGGCTGCGGCGAGACTCCGTACGCAAAACTGCTGACCCAGCTCTTCGGCGACCGCATGATGGTAGCCAATGCTACGGGCTGCTCCTCCATCTGGGGCGGCAGTGCACCGGCTATGCCTTATACGGTGAACCACAAGGGACATGGCCCGGCTTGGGCAAACTCCCTGTTCGAGGATAACGCTGAATTCGGTCTGGGCATGTTCCTGGGTACGAAATCCGTCCGTGATTCCCTGGCTGCTGATGCCAAGGCTGCTGTAGAAGCCGGCAAGGGCAGCGAAGAACTCAAGGCCGCTTTGACGGAATGGGTTGACAACATGAACGAGGGCGAAGGCTCCCGTGAACGTGCCGACAAGCTGGCGGCTCTGCTGGATGCTGAAAAGGGCAGCGATGAGCTCCTCAATAAGCTCTATGACAACAAGGATTACTTCGTGAAGCGTTCCCAGTGGATCCTGGGCGGCGACGGCTGGGCTTACGATATCGGTTACGGCGGCCTTGACCATGTGCTGGTTTCCGGCGAAGATGTCAATGTCCTCGTCTTCGATACCGAAGTTTACTCCAATACTGGCGGTCAGGCTTCCAAGTCCACGCCGGCTGCTGCCATCGCCCAGTTCGCTGCTGCTGGTAAGAAGACCAAGAAGAAGGATCTCGGCATGATGGCCAAGTCCTACGGCTATGTCTATGTGGCTCAGGTGGCTATGGGCGCTGACCACAACCAGCTCATGAAGGCTATCACGGAAGCTGAAGCTTATCATGGCCCGTCCCTGATCATTGCCTATGCACCGTGCATCAACCACGGCATCCGCAAGGGCATGGGCAACAGCCAGCTCGAAGCAAAACTGGCTGTGGAATGCGGCTATTGGGTGAACTACCGTTACAACCCGCAGCTGGTGGATACGGACAAGAACCCGTTCAGCCTGGATTCCAAGGAACCGAACTTTGACAAGTTCCAGGAATTCCTGATGGGCGAAAACCGCTACATCAATCTCCAGCGTTCCTTCCCCGAAGCTGCTGAAGCACTCTTTGAGAAGACGCAGAACGATGCCAAGAGTCGTTATGAAGGTTATAAAGTCCTGGCAGGCAAATAA